The DNA region CCGCCTGATTGGGATGGTCCACATAATCGAACCGGATGTTCCCGACGAACGTCCGCACGGATACATCGCCATAATCCAACACGCGCCCGACCACGCCCGTTTCCACATTGACCGAAAGGATGGTGCTGAGCGGCGCCTCCTGTCGGCTGTCATAGATCCCGATCACGCGCTCCAGCCAGACCACGCGCTGGTTGGTGACCACGTAATAATCGTTGCTCCAGTCGACGATGAGCCAGATCGCCCACAAAATAACGGCGCCCAAAAAGAAGGTGCCCAGGATGACAGGGATGATATCGTCAGGGACAAGCGCAGACCACGCGAACAAGGCGATCGGCAGTGACAATGCCAGGACGGGAGCGACGAGCACCTGATACAAGCGGATCATGTGCCGGCGGGCAATAAAATAGATGACCTCGTTTTGTCCCAGCCACTTGAACATGGTGGCGCGCGCCAGTTTGCGGCTCTTGATCGCCACCTGAAAATTCGGCTTCAGGATCTCATATTTCGCGATCAAGTTGTCAAATTCATGGCGGGAGAGGAAGAAAATGACCGAGTCTTCGACCGTGGTGATGGTCGCCGAGCGGTTGCGCTTTTCGAACAGCGCCTCCTCGCCAAAGTAATCGCCTGCCGTCAGCCAGGCGAGAAAATCCTCGCCCTGATCGCGCGGACGGGTGACCTTCACTTTGCCGCGATAGATCATGTAAAACCCGTCCGGTTTATCGTTGCGCTTGAAGACGACCGAATTGGCGGGCAGGTTGCGCTGTTCCAGCTTAACGGCAATGCCCTCCAGGTCCTCAACCTTGAGTCCGTTGAAAAGATGGATTCTATCCAGAAAACCGGCGCGGTGTTTGAGCTCGATCACGGTTCGATTCTATCAAATTTCACGCACAATGGCACAGCCATAGGCGGGAGACTCCGTCAGCGCAGGCAAACGCCCCTCGAGCAGCGACTCAACCGCCTCGTCCAGAAAGAAGCGGGACGGCGTGCGGTTGCGAAAGGTGACATCATCCACGGCGCCGCGATAGCGCAGGATACCGTCCCGGTCGATGACGAAGACATGCGGCGTGGTCTGCGCATCGAACAGATCCGCTGCGCGGCAATCCGCATCCAACAGGACCGTGGGCAGGCGGCGCGCTTCGGACGCCTTTTTCACGTCTGCGGCTGTTTCGTTCCTGTTCGCGGCAATGGACAGCATCACAGCATCGTCCTGCCATTGCACGAACATCGCCATGATGGCTTTGTCGGTGCGCTCCGAGTGCGGACATTCGCACGACCAAAAGTTGACGATGACGATCCTGCCGCGGTAATCGGACAGGCGGTGCGGGCTGCCGTTGAGGTCGGGCAGTTCAAAATCGGGGACGGGGGAACCAGGTTGCAAGGT from Anaerolineales bacterium includes:
- a CDS encoding redoxin domain-containing protein; the protein is MTLQPGSPVPDFELPDLNGSPHRLSDYRGRIVIVNFWSCECPHSERTDKAIMAMFVQWQDDAVMLSIAANRNETAADVKKASEARRLPTVLLDADCRAADLFDAQTTPHVFVIDRDGILRYRGAVDDVTFRNRTPSRFFLDEAVESLLEGRLPALTESPAYGCAIVREI